Sequence from the Borrelia parkeri genome:
TGCTATTGCTGATGCATTTGTTTGAACATGAGTAGCATTCCCGTTACTCTTATTAGCAATTGCAATTTCAAAAGCATTTGTTGCAGCAGTAATTTGGCCAGCAGGTTTACTTGTATCCTTAACTGCTTCAATTGCTGCTAATATATCTGCACCACTAGCTGCAATTACTGCTTTACTAGCTCCGCTTAGTGCCTTGGCATCAGTAACATTAGCAGTAGCATTAAATAAATTTCCAACTTCTTTAGAATCCTCAATCTGCTTATTAGCATTTCCTTTTAGATCAACACCAACTTCCTTTGCTGCCTCATAGATCATACTAATCCCTTCAACAAGACCCTTAACGCTTGCTGCATCTGCTTTCTCTGCATCCTCAGTATCACCAACATTACCACCAACTTTACCATTAGCACTACCAGTAGCATCCTTAATTTTACTTGCTCCTTCAACTATCTTTCTTAAAGTATCAATTGCCTTATTAATTGTACTTTCAGCTTTATCTTTTATTAAATTAAACTGCTCATTTCCCTTTAGCTCTTCTAACTTATCTTTAGCTATTTTCACTGCTTCTCCAACCTTACCCAATCGTTCTCCTACTGCTTTTTTAGTTGTATCTGCAGTAAGACCAAATGCTTCTTTTAGTAAATTTCCAAAAGAAACAAAAGCATCCAAAAATAATTGTCTTGAGCTTGCAATTACTTCACTTAAACTTCCAGTCCCTTTCTCTGAACCAGTCTTCCCAGCATCAGCAGCCTGTTGTCCACTGCCACAGCTAAGAAGTAAA
This genomic interval carries:
- a CDS encoding variable large family protein, whose translation is MKRITFCALLMTLFLLLSCGSGQQAADAGKTGSEKGTGSLSEVIASSRQLFLDAFVSFGNLLKEAFGLTADTTKKAVGERLGKVGEAVKIAKDKLEELKGNEQFNLIKDKAESTINKAIDTLRKIVEGASKIKDATGSANGKVGGNVGDTEDAEKADAASVKGLVEGISMIYEAAKEVGVDLKGNANKQIEDSKEVGNLFNATANVTDAKALSGASKAVIAASGADILAAIEAVKDTSKPAGQITAATNAFEIAIANKSNGNATHVQTNASAIAAGLALRAMAKDGKLATKANDAPKEGINAVLIGVVGKTVNEIVSIVRRTVDKCLKDVDDCIKEDSSSVVKAK